The following are encoded in a window of Sminthopsis crassicaudata isolate SCR6 chromosome 5, ASM4859323v1, whole genome shotgun sequence genomic DNA:
- the LOC141543772 gene encoding tripartite motif-containing protein 43-like has protein sequence MAATVKFLQELQSEITCSICRGYFCEPVTIGCGHSFCQACLSSSWSVGAPALSCPECRGVSQDGQIPLVNRRLAELTELGKELGSKLMQSTQGQSQCVTHQKPFKLFCEEDQTALCVTCGEAPEHGAHKISPVQEAAHKYRRELQHIHSRLGRHLEEDEQLLAQVKRPAVDWYWMMRGEFHQLRHWLMEEENRCLDRIRQEQKASQERLLQHMERLQDVMEELQEVDHQPNLDLLQEAKQLLGRSKAVLAQRPKAVTPELREYPIPGLIEMLNRFRVDLTMDPTSADSCVSVSGDLKSVKAAEDWQVEPEDSPYHPLFAEQVFSSGSQYWEVDVTQLPQWVLGIYTPYLRRKRTRDMDSFASVFFLQCIKEEGDYYLQTYPRPLKYRMKGPLHRVGVYLEYSSGTLAFYNILQSSLIYKFNSIPFTAPVKPIFSPGPPLPGTRPGPMTLCAVGSHLCTCTQ, from the coding sequence ATGGCTGCTACTGTGAAATTTCTTCAGGAACTGCAGAGTGAGATCACCTGTAGCATCTGCAGGGGCTACTTCTGTGAGCCTGTCACCATTGGGTGTGGGCACAGTTTCTGTCAAGCTTGTCTCTCCTCCAGCTGGAGTGTTGGAGCCCCAGCTCTATCCTGTCCCGAATGCCGGGGAGTTTCCCAGGACGGGCAGATCCCGTTAGTGAACAGGCGCCTAGCAGAATTGACTGAGCTGGGCAAAGAACTTGGCTCCAAGCTTATGCAGAGCACTCAAGGACAGAGCCAGTGTGTCACTCACCAGAAACCCTTCAAGCTGTTCTGTGAGGAGGACCAGACAGCACTGTGTGTGACATGTGGTGAAGCCCCAGAGCATGGGGCTCATAAGATCTCCCCAGTACAAGAGGCTGCTCACAAATACAGGAGGGAGCTCCAGCACATTCACAGTCGTTTGGGGAGGCATCTGGAGGAAGATGAGCAACTTCTTGCTCAGGTGAAGAGACCTGCTGTTGACTGGTACTGGATGATGAGGGGAGAATTCCACCAACTGCGCCACTGGCTGATGGAGGAAGAGAACCGATGCCTTGACAGGATAAGGCAAGAGCAGAAGGCCAGCCAGGAGAGACTACTCCAGCATATGGAAAGGCTCCAGGATGTCATGGAAGAGCTGCAGGAAGTGGACCACCAACCCAATCTGGATCTGCTGCAGGAAGCCAAGCAACTGCTGGGGAGAAGCAAGGCTGTGTTGGCCCAAAGGCCCAAGGCTGTCACCCCAGAACTGAGAGAATATCCCATCCCTGGCCTGATTGAGATGCTCAACAGATTCAGAGTAGACCTCACCATGGACCCCACATCAGCTGATTCCTGTGTTTCTGTTTCTGGGGATCTCAAGAGTGTCAAGGCTGCAGAGGACTGGCAGGTGGAACCCGAGGACTCTCCTTACCATCCTCTGTTTGCTGAGCAGGTCTTCAGCTCGGGCAGTCAGTATTGGGAGGTGGATGTGACTCAACTTCCACAGTGGGTCCTGGGGATCTACACCCCCTACTTGCGGAGGAAAAGGACCAGGGACATGGACTCCTTTGCCTCTGTATTCTTTCTTCAATGTATCAAGGAGGAAGGGGATTACTATTTACAGACCTATCCTAGGCCACTGAAGTATCGAATGAAAGGCCCTCTACATCGGGTTGGAGTGTACTTGGAATATTCCTCCGGGACTCTGGCCTTTTACAACATTCTCCAGAGTtctcttatttataaattcaattctATTCCCTTCACAGCCCCTGTCAAGCCCATCTTTTCCCCTGGCCCCCCACTTCCAGGAACAAGGCCTGGTCCCATGACTCTGTGTGCAGTGGGCTCTCATCTTTGCACTTGCACTCAATGA